The Kwoniella shandongensis chromosome 13, complete sequence genomic sequence agcgagcgaagcaAGGAGTCAATTGGATCAGCTTTTGCTATGCAAATATGTTACTGAGGGAGAACTGCACTGACCCTTCGCAACGAGCGATTCCATGAGTTGTACTCTCAATCTACCAAGATGTGTCCATCCGCCCTGTGCGCAAACACGACCCATCAGTCCTACTTCTTATGATTGTAAAATCCTCGTCCGCACgaccctcactcacctcagcaatcttctttctccttgataACCAGATCACATCTCCTGGCTTCACGCCACCAGGTATAGACTTGTCGAGTTGCAATCCCAAAGGCTTGGTCAAAACACTATCGTTTGGCCATGAGTGGGTATTTGATTCGTTAATCTTGACGTAATCAATCTGAATACAAAATGCAACCGTCAGGAATGTCCTCGGTCATGAGACTAAACGTGTTGGAGAGACTCACGAAAGCGTTGTTTCCCGCAAAAGAGGCGATATCTAATCCCTTGGCCTGTTCCGCGGGGGTGATCATGAACTCTACAGTGGACGGACTTTGGTCGAGCAAGATCTTGTCGAGGTCGGCATCTGATAGTGTGGGGTAATATCCAATTGGGAGGGTCTGAGAGGGGTTTGCATTAGCTTTGTCCCGATTTGGCAGAGCGGGATGTCGGCTGTACTCACATACATCTCAAACCTGGTATCTGGCTTGTCGGAGCCGTACTGCAACAGAGTGTGCAGTTAGCACCGAGACCCATTGTAGTTTCTTGTTTGTCATGGTGGAAAGCCCGCTCGTACTCACCACATCCATGGCCACATCATATGGCATCACCCTAAACCAaccttccaactcttcccctttgacctctttccaaatcttcttcaccatcccctccaccacctctctaACCTGTCTACCTCCAATCGCCCAAGTCGAtctcatcccctcctcaCCCTGCGCTGACGGAGCAGAACCTTCCACAAAGGCCATCTCGAGATCTACCTGTGTGAATTCAGGTTGACGATCTTTCCTtccgtcttcgtctctgAAACATCTGGCAAGTTGGAAATATTTCGGCATAGCGCCAGAAGCGATGAGTAGTTGTTTTGGTTGTTGGGGAGATTGAGGGAGAGCGTAGAATGTAGGTTCGCCAGTGGCATTGGGAGATCGGGTAGGAACGAGGAATTCACGTGCTCCTTCAGGTGACGAGTTTAGTAAGATGGGAGTTTCGACTTCCGTGAAGCCTGCAATCCAAAGGAAGCATGTTAGCGGATGAGATACCTCCCTGAGAAGAATTGATACCCACCTTGGTCGTGAAGGTAGCATCGGATGATATGGGCCACTTTGGAACGCAACTTCAAATTGTCGGCGAGATCTTGTCGTCGTAAATCCAGATATCGATGTTGGGCTCGCAGATCCTCGTTGGCCTGCACGCGCACGGTATCAGCTAAGCCAATGGACTTTCAAATGCCCAGATTGCGACAGAGGACTCACCACTTCTGGTCTGTTTGGGTAGAAAGGCAAGACCGCATCTGCAGGGTTGAGCAGAGTCACTTTCTCAACTTCCAGCTCGATCTCATCTACCGCCTGAGCAACACATAACAGTCAGCGTCAGCGAACGAATTCTTCTCGACGCGCACGTCAAGTCACCCCGACCGATATCGTTGATATCCCGCTTCTTCTCTATGTCTTTTCGACACTCCAGGTCCTTACACCTAGCTGAACACGCCGGGCGCACGAGCCACTCACCTCACTACCACTCTTCGCTTTCTGCTTTCGCGCTCTCACCGTCCCTTCAACCTGGACCACGCTCTCCAGTGGATACTTCATGAGTTCATCCGAGCTTCCTTTTACTCGCGAGACCAGCTGAAcggaggacgaagacgatcgaagggtgaagaagtggagggacTCGGATGCTCGTCTAGCAgaggatcagcttcgagTCTCGATTGTATCACAAACAAGATAGCGGTATACTATGTACGCCAGGATGGGCAGAAGAGATGTAGATGTATCTGAGGGATATAGTGTGGCTCACCGTTGAGAGAATAGCCATCCTCCAAttaccaccttcttcccttctaACTTTGTTGACAACTCTGCAATATCATGTGTGATACTAGCTCGTGGTCCTGTATCGAAATGCAGCTTGTCAATCCACGTCCCGACTACTTCGTCATGTCAAGAACTTTTAAACTCGCCATAATGAGCTCTGagtccaccttctttctccttgtacGGCGTGATCGGTCGTGGTCCTTCCAAAGTAGAGTTGGACcttctttgttgttgttgttggagttGGCGATAGATACCTGTTGAAACGAGAACACTGGATCTAGGCAAACTTTGCGGGATACATCGCGGACATGTCGATCGTATACTCGCCAAAGCGCGAGGTATTCTAGAGGTCGACATTGGGCTGCGTCTATGtattcgagaagaagagatatcAAGAGTAGGAATGATATTTGTCCAACTTTTTTCGGTTACTGGTTGTGGTTTTGTCGGAAGGTTTCGaaacacctccacctttgacTTGACAGTTGACTTTGTTTCGTTCGTTCGATCTGATCTGTCTCGAGCAAGATCTCACTTTTGCTCAAGTTAACTACTTTGCACGAACATTTACGAGCTCAATAGTAGAACCGGTATCTACTTGTCAGTGTCCAGCACAGAGCCTATACCACACCTCATCAACTTACCCCGACATCTCGCCATGTCGCTCCGGCCACAACTCCTCTCGTCagcactcacccatctcccCGTCCACTCGTTCACCCGACCTTCCCTTGTTCGCGCGCTGCGTGATGTCAAGCCCGATATCTCAGACCCCGAAGCTGTCATCGACACGCTCTTCGGTCCTGGCAGTGTGGGCCCTACAAAAGCTCTAGtagagagatgggaagaggaaggaaggggggTGATGCAGTCgggtgaaggaagagagggggatgGGCTGGAAGTTGTTCTGAGAAAGAGATTGGAATATAGTTCGCAGGTTGGTGAACATCTCgtagaggtgagtctgaacTCGGAAAGTTGTACAACATTACATTCCATCGGTGCGATACATTGTCGTATTGATCGGTATTGGTTACTAAATTactcgctgctgctgctgctaaCTATTACCACTCTGATTCGTCTTTAGGCCTACGCAAACCTCGCTACTCCATCTACCTCCCATTCAATCCCATTACCACTCAacgtccttctcttcccatcccttcctaTCCTCCGCGCACTCCTGAATACGGGTATCAAAACCCCTCCCCTATactcccctccctccactttggAAGgaaccccttctccttcacaatcatcatcaacgtcgtcaCAAAACCCAAAAGTGGATGCATCATCGATCCTCTCTTACTTGAATGAAAAAGTCCAAAGTACCGACTCCACACgtctcccactcccacttaTAAATCCTCTAGGACCATTCGCGTATGCTTGGAGAATAGCAGATCACGCTTTGTTCATCACacaggggaaggggaggaaagtAGGCGAAGTGAAAAAAGGTTATTGGAATGAACCGGTTGGTGCCGGGGTGAGTTGATTCTGCTACTGCGATCACGGTGCAATATATGTAGATTAGATGGTGATACTGATTGCTTGGACGTAAACTCAGCCTGAATGGTATGGTCAACGATTGGGTTTAGCATTGGCCTATCTAtctgcaggtgagtcggatcGTCTCTTCGTTCACGATACATTGATGCTATAAATGTATGAACGAATGAATGTTGTAGATCACGCTGACGATATTGGTGCTTCTTCGCAGAATCACGCCTACTTCAACCATACCCCGCTCACCCCTCTACATCCACACCGACCACCAACCCCCACCTCCCCGCAGCACTATCATCTCTCAGCAAGAATCTCGCTCGGTATCAATCGTTCAACAAATCCGTCGCGAACACAGAACACAACCTCGGCGAAACGATGGGATTCCTCGATTTCGTCGGAAGAAGCTGGCGAGGGATTATACGAAGTCGATATTGGTAAACAACGCTATCATGATTAGACTCAATGCATCACGATTACTGCTACTGTACTTCTTCCACATTTACTTTTATTGAACACCCGACTGTTGTAAAATCTATGAAACAGCTGCTGAGAGAACCGTTTAGATGTCCTCCTTGGTGTACTGGACCTTGTCCGAGAACTTGGGGTCCTTCTCCTGGTAGATGTCGTAGAAGGGCTCGAAGCCTGCATAGGTGGCGAGGATTAGTCTTGTCTCCTATAAACCTTGGGGACGAAACACTCACTGTCACTCTGGTCACAAACCCTGTTAGCGGGGTGAGACTCGGCAAGCTTCTCAAGCTCCTCGAACTCGTCCTTGGAGAGGTCGACGACTGCGAGATTGATACAACATTAGATTGTCATGAGAAACGAGGACGATTTGGCCAACTCACGCTTAAGGTTGTTGGCAATTCGCTCGGGGGTGACGGACTTGGGGACGGGGTTAACACCTCGCTGAACCAACCAAGACAACAAGATGTTGGCGGTCTGGACGCTGTGCTTGTCGGCGATcttcttgacgatctcgttGTCTCGGAGGTTGGTCTTGCCGGTACCACCGAGAGGGGAGTAACCCTGAGGGACGATGTCGTGCTTGATCAACCAGTCAACGAGCTCGGGTTGAGGGCATTGAATAGAGAGCTCGACTTGGTCTGCAACGAAAAATCAGCCTGTGCCTTGAAAGACCATAATCGACAAGTAAAGGGCACTTACTGGCGACGGGCTTGATCTTGGCAACCTTGAGGAGCTTCTTGGTTCGGTGAATGTTGAAGTTGGAGATACCGATAGACTTGACGAGACCCGCCTCTTGGAGCTACGGCAATACATTGACGTTAGACTGATAGTTTGAGGAATTCGTTGGTATaggctcaccttctccatctccctccagGTGGGGGTGACATCGTCGGAAAGCTCAacgtcgagcttcttcttgccgTTCTCAGCCTTGACGACGTGGTCCCAAGTGGGGAGAACACCCTTGGGGGCATCGACCTGGAGGTTGATCTGTGGGCGAAGAGCGTACATCAGCATACTGTTCTTGGGGAGGCGACGTGGAGTATTACTCACGTTCCAGTGCAACAAGTACAAGTCGAGGTAATCGACACCCAAGTTCTTGAGAGTGTCCTTGAGGGCCAACTCGACGTGTTcggggtggtggtggagctcGAAGAGCTTGGAGGTGATCCAGATCTCCTCTCGGGGGACACCAGAGTTCTTGATACCCTCACCGACTTCGGCCTCGTTACCGTAGGCCCAAGCGCAGCTGTGGGGTTAAGGGAAGTGGGGAAGTGAGGGAATTATATAAGGAACAAAACCAGTAGataaaggtggagggaagtAAATGATGGTGATCCGAGAAatgaggagaaagaaaggtTAAAGAAACGCCACAGGATGGGGTAAGGGGTAAcgagagaacgagagaaagCACAAGGAACACCTGTCAGTGAGGTCCATCCGTCGTCATTAATCCATGTTGTGGCAACTCACTCGATGTGTCGGTAACCGCTCTGTTTTGGTACTGTCAGCTACAAGTATTGGTGGAGAGCTATatgtgcaactcaccttgagggCAGACTCGACAGCCTTGGAGACCTCTCCGGGACTACAAGGGGGAGTGAATGTGAGCTAATAAATCAACCTCATGGCAAGGCATTGTTAGCTCACGCGGATTGCCACTATGAAACAGAAGATGGTCAGCTCCCATCCGGTACAGTTTGCAGAGACAGCTGAGTACTCACGGTACCGAGACCGATGGAGGGGATTTTCTGACCgttgttgagggtgaagTGAGTAGGAGCCATTTTGGAAGTTGATCTTGTAGCCTTTAGGCGAagtgagcgagcgagtgtGGGTAAAATGTTGGGTATGTATACCTTTGGGGGAGAAGAACGCACTGTTTTGGGTTTTGTTTAAAGTTGTATTTGATGtagagaggaaagaaagaagagaaaagtcTTTCTGTTGATTTGGGGGGGGAAATAGATCGAACTAGATGGAAGTCCCAGCTAACAGCTGCTAATCTGGACGGCGAAGGGGTGTGGATCATGCGTGTACACTTTGGCTTCACTGATGTAATTGGGTTCAGGGTCTACCACCCCATGTTCCGCCGGTAATATTGGAAATACGACACAGATATACTATACGGGCCGGATAACCCGGGTAATATTCCCCCGAAAACATCGTGACCATCGGCTCATTTCCTTCTGTACGATGTGGAGGTCATTCATCGTTGcgagaaaagaagaaaagaggatCGCATCATATCGTGTACAGTATTTGCTATCACTCCTCACCACTTACACCTCGTCCCTCTCGAAACTGAACACAAGTGAGGGACGAAGCTTTACTGT encodes the following:
- a CDS encoding aspartate-tRNA ligase, with the translated sequence MSTSRIPRALASIRSTCPRCIPQSLPRSSVLVSTGIYRQLQQQQQRRSNSTLEGPRPITPYKEKEGGLRAHYGPRASITHDIAELSTKLEGKKVVIGGWLFSQRRASESLHFFTLRSSSSSVQLVSRVKGSSDELMKYPLESVVQVEGTVRARKQKAKSGSEAVDEIELEVEKVTLLNPADAVLPFYPNRPEVANEDLRAQHRYLDLRRQDLADNLKLRSKVAHIIRCYLHDQGFTEVETPILLNSSPEGAREFLVPTRSPNATGEPTFYALPQSPQQPKQLLIASGAMPKYFQLARCFRDEDGRKDRQPEFTQVDLEMAFVEGSAPSAQGEEGMRSTWAIGGRQVREVVEGMVKKIWKEVKGEELEGWFRVMPYDVAMDVYGSDKPDTRFEMYTLPIGYYPTLSDADLDKILLDQSPSTVEFMITPAEQAKGLDIASFAGNNAFIDYVKINESNTHSWPNDSVLTKPLGLQLDKSIPGGVKPGDVIWLSRRKKIAEGGWTHLGRLRVQLMESLVAKGLMTLPTTPHFLWITQFPLFTLADEDKSFLAHGRYSSTHHPFTAPMWEDLKDLTEGKVEGVRGQHYDLVLDGQEVGGGSVRIHDVELQEWVMREVLQLDEQEISRFDHLLKALRCGAPPHGGLALGFDRLIAILCGAKSIRDVIAFPKSGKGIDPVFKSPSISSDEVLKEYALTSLKKDAKETNTE